TTCAACACAGATGAGATTTCAAAATTGGTAGCCCAGACTACAGAGCTTGGAGGAGTAGACCAAGAATCCAGATGGGTGTGTCGTGCATCTGACTGCAACAGGAATCACGCATATCACTCTGGAAGAGTAAGGTAAGTTACACTGTACTAATTGATAGTGTAAAGCAAAAGTTTTGACACCTatccaaaaaggaaaatttattCAGCAAAAGGATTTTCATCTGGCAGCCAATAGGGTACTGAGGTAGTTAGTGACAGGAAAGTGCAAAGTAAAAAGTGCTTTTTTGGGTGTCTCAAACTAGTTATTTTTAGACCATTGTGCTTAACTGAATCAGTAAAATATAGTTTCTTTTAGATATAAAAATGGACATTTAGCAAATGCCAGTAATTTATCTGGGAACTTAATAGGTTATCATGGGTATGAAGCTGAGGTACACCATCTCTCGTTTGATGGTGGCCAAGACACCAGAGATCCTTACAGCTACTACTACTGTAGGATACGGTGTGGACTAGTGTTCAAGACAAAGGCTACAAGAAACAGGTACGATTGTCTTGATTTCATACCAACCTACCATTTTAACTGAAAAAAAACTATCAGTCAAGAACATCAGCCAGCTATGTGAAAAGATTATTAGATGATTTCTTTTAATATCCAGTAAACATCCGTGTGTAAGAACCTGATGTTTTAAGAACCAGCTTCCTAAAAATATAACAACCTAACTAAGACCAAGCGGGTTCCTATATTCCTTTCCACTACCTGATCccagtcagtttttttttttatttgcatgttaGGCCCTTCATTAAACTAAAAGGCATAAAAACTAGGGGTAATGAAGAAATTCATATTATTTTCTTGACATTTTATTCAGACatgaagaaaaaatgcatgGAGAACCCCTTCAAGAGGAAGACATACCACAAGATGAGAGTCAAGAAGACTATAAATTCAATTATCATAGTGCAAAGCGAACATTTGGGCTAGTGATTCTTGAATTTAATGACGCTATTAAAGAAGGCGATGGAGGACGTCTGTTTGAATTGTATAAACTTGCTATGCTCTTGTACAAGACCCATGGGCATTACAAGTATGCAGAAAGAACATGATAATAAGGACATCAAGACCATGTGGCGCAACCTGGGTGCAAACCTTGACGAGCACAGTGCAGAAAGAACAGCAGGAACTCTGGAATCAAAGCAACTTGTATACAAGTCTGTTGACCGTGACTGTGATCTGAAGGAACAGCACTTCTCCCGGGACAACCCTAAGGAAGAAGAGGCTGTTCACCAGATCATCAGTGACTTGCTGAACAATGGCATTTTTATGAAGAGACCTGGCCGTGAGAGGTATTCAGCATTCCCAAAGTTTAAAAGGGATCTCATCGATAGCCTACAGGGACCTGCACAAATGGATGAAAGAGCACATTGATCTGTGGGGTTCCATATACCAACAAGAACACTAACATTCAACTGAGCAAACATTTTTTGCCAATATGAACAGTTTGCAGCAAGGAAAGAATAGATGTAATGTCACACAGATGAGATttcatgtaaataattttgattttaaacagttattcttcaatcTTGTCCATATTAATGTTCCAAGAGAACATGGTCAATGTCACTGTCTTCAATAGCTTAAAGTTCTAAAAGCTCTGGATCATTGTCATTGTCTACACCTAAATCAATCCCATCAAAGTCAAACCACTCATGTACTCTTGAATAAACATTGGGTACCTCATGAACTGAATGCAAGTTCTAAAAACTTAAGGTGTCCTCGAAGTTTGGAATGTCCATGAATACTTCTTGGATTAGTTCCAAAATTTGTAACgaatttgaaatggaaaatacagCAAAATTTGCACATTATATCTTAAGTGTAAAGATGGTGTCACATTTGCTTGTGATGTCTTCTATCAGCTGCATTGAGAAGCCATGGCTTAAGCTTTTATCTAGTGAGAGTCCTTCCACCCCCATGTCACTGTGAACCTCACATAAGGCCTCTTTTAATGTGATCCGGTCTTCAGGTGTTACCTCCCTCTGCTTGGCATTGCTGTTTTCACCTCTGCTTTCCTCTTGCATGCCACTCTCAAAAGGCAAATCAGTTCCATCACATTGTGCACCACCACACTTGCAAATGGTTGAACAATATGAGCAACAGTCGTGAAGAGGTTCAAGAGGTTCAATTGTGGCATCCAAGATTTTATGTGCAGCAACACGATAACATCCTTTAGCACGTACAaaatctttttcttcttgctcacaATGTCCAACTTGCTGCCCATGGTAAATGATTATGACATGTGATTTCTTCCCATCTCGTCCTGCCCTTCCAGCCTCCTGATGTTGGTCAAGAATAGAACGTGCAGGTCCCCAGTTAACAATGTAACAAACATCAGGGAAGTTCACTCCCATGCACAAGGCGGTTGTTGCAATTAGTATGCGTTTTACACcgtttgttttaaattgtgcaaGAACTCGATCCTTGGTGCTTTTCCAGGAATTGGAATGGTAAATTCCTAGGATACAGTTATCTTGTACTGTAGAAAATTCTGGATGAAACACTGCCCTTCCTAGCTCTAAAATTAAATGGTTCACTATAACAGCGATTTCATTCATCGTATTACAAGAAATGATTGTCTTTGAGCAATTGATTCCATCCTCTTTGATCAGGTTTACAAGCCACTTTAACTCCTTTAACTGCACATATTTTGTTACCTTTTTCACCGAAATCTCAAGTTTAGACGGTTCGGACTGACATACATTGTGCTGCAATCTGGCCTCATACAAAGAAGTTTCCTTATTGTTTCCTGCGTTGTTTGGTCAGCAGTACCAGTAAGGGCACCCATAGGAGTACCTTGGACATAAATTGGAATCAAATTAAAAATATAGAATTATGTAAAcagattcaatttttttatttcacttccATGGGAAAACATTCTGTTTAGTAGGTCCAAAGTATTCTGTTTCACATattcaaatattattttaataagtttgtaaacaaaaacataacagcttggttttttacacaaagaaaacaacattacTTGCCGACCATATTTTTTTCCAGGAGAAACCGATTTTGTGAAGTAGTTTATTTATGCCCTCTGAATTCAATGAATGTCCAGTAAAAATAGTTTACATTACCTTGTTTGCAAAAAGACCACAGTTCTCCGAGGTTTCCAAATGACTCACGAAAAGCTACGGATTTATTGCCTTTCTTTGTTGACCTATTAAAGATTGAAAGAGTATGACTTACTGTAGTAATTATAAAGAGGCATACTTGGAAAGTAATCCTAAAAGTGTGACATTGTTCTTGAAATAAAACGTAAGAGAAATAATCAAACCTTTGTCCGGTCCAAGTTTCCACAGTGTTGGACTCGCCCACAATATCATCGCAGCAAGGTTTTGGTGCAATGCTGAACTGGTCCTTTTCAGGGAAGAAAGAAAAGGCTTAGCTAGTATTTCTTCTGCGGACGCAAGGATCAGTTGGTATTTACCGTTTTCAACATCTTGTAAACTAGCACTAGCAAGGGATGTCGCTGTCAAACCCATGAAAGATGCTTCTGTTAACTGATCTTGCACGATGCTTTTGAGCGGACAGACAGCAATCACACACGCAGCATTTGACGATAATATTTGTTTCACACGGATCAACAGCTGGAACATGAGGCTCTTACCAAAGCCGGTCGGAAGAACTGCTAATAAATCGCTTCCATGAACAAGAGAATAAATGGCTTCCTTTTGTTCGGGACGTATTACACGCGATATACCCAGCTCAGAGAGAAATGAAAGCGCTTCTGCGAGAGCAGCGTCAAAACTCAGAGTGTCCGCCATTTTCTCTCCAAATCACAAAGTATCGTGGAACGGCCGAAAGAAGAAAAGCTCTGTAAATGACAGGCATCAATCAAGTTGTAACCTACCGCACCAGTCAGAGGCCCCGTCCATCTGGTGTACGGGTTTTGCAAACGAACAAGCCCTGCGGGCAGGCGTATTTTTGcttcccctcccccttcccACTCGCTCATTTTACCACTAAACTCCTACTCCCTCGGCAAATATTTCCTCGCCCCAATCCTCCACAGTTACCAAATCTAAGATGAAAGCCTAATAAGAAAATGTGCACGCGCGCCCAAAatacgcctgcactgcaggctacaTAGTAGGTTTTAATGGCACCTGTGACATgtaatttaaaaatatataaactGTAAAAACAATTGACCAATAATAAACAGGTGAAAACAGTACAGAAGTAATGTGGAAGTAGAAAGGTCCGAATGGTAGTCTGCAAACAAGCCAAGTGGAACATTAGGCCAGAGCATATCCCGCTTTCTGTAGTCGTTCCATTCCATCTTTCCATGGATGGCCTTTACATTGTAATAGATGGCCAACAAGTCTTGGATCCTATGAATTCGGGAAACTCTGGTGGAGGCCCATCGTGGTTCTGACGTGCAAATCGATCGTCGCAATTGAGCATTTTGAGGGGCGAAAGACTCATCAAACCGTGTAGTAGCCGGTTTCCTCCAAAATTTCCCTCAGGATAGCTGGCACTCTGCAGCAGTTTCATCTGGTGAagacaatgattttgttctcggaGCAGATGTTCAACCTCGATGCACTCTCAAACTTGGAATCGGTGAAAGGGTGGCACACCGGCCTAGCGGTACTGCCAGATAGATCAGGCGAATGCAGGCAGTGCCCAGTGGGCCATTTTTGGTAAGCAGAACTGGTGATGTGGGATGGACCCAACACGGGGCCAAGGTGCCCAAGTGAACACTTATCAGATCCCCAAGAAAGGTATAGAGCCGTCAGTGAAGTACCACTGCTCCGGAGGTTTATTGACTCACTCAAGTTAAATTACTATCGCCTGGGGACAGTGTCTGGTGGGGACTTTGGCTCGGGCGTTATATCTGTCAAAGAGCAATGCAGGTGTCCTCAGGCAGAACAGAAATCTGCTGTGGAGCAAAAGGGGAAAAGTTGGCTCAATCAGAGCCTCCAGTGCAGGCGATGACCGCGAAAGCACAGTCTATCAATCCTTTTGACCAGGGTCCAGTGTGTGGAGGAAGAGGTGTGAGAATAGTTACCTTGGGGGCAAGCCGCGACCTTGCTAGACAAAGCTCTCCCCCTCCTAACGCtacccaaattaaccatttgcGGGTGATCCCTGGACAATTGTGGCACCCCAAGTGTTCTTCGTCTCTACTCCTTCTCTTTTCTTCATCTGTAATGTCTCTCCCCTATCATTGGCTTTTGTGGTGGGCGGTATTTTTACCCTCTTGCTATTATAAGGTGTAAGTGACATGTTATCGGGTTTTTTTAGATTTTGCAATGTTTACAATTTGTTTCTCCTTTGAACAGCGTTTATCGAGAGCTAATtctataataaataaaaataaatggtaAATGTTGGTCGCCACTAGTCCTgctcttttcttcttttagtgTCTCTGTTATCATTTGGTTTACATCACgagaaaatgaggggacagagagggaggCTCCCGGTCCAGCCCTtgggatatgtcatgtccacgaaagttatttttagacaaGCGGAAGTCTCTATTCTAGCAGAAGTCTGTTTTCCAAGACGTCCGCATGAAGGCCAACCTTGGTCATTACATGTAGTGTCGGTCAAAGTGGACTTAACGTTTGTCGATGAAAACGACTTTCAGAAACGCGGAAAGTGGTATTTCTGGTCTAATAATTCCAGCTGGGGAACGAGCTTCACGATTTCTATGGACACGAATGACTCGCTGGCTGACATTAGTGAATTAAACAGAGAATGTGAGTCAGAAACGAATAGAGAGGGCGACAGTTCATAGCACGACGACAGGGATGTGAGCGATCAACAGTTGGATGACGATCACACTGAGGAAGCCTCGACATCTTTGGGCAACAGAAAAGAAATCAGAAATGCCAAGAAAGCAAAAGTGAGTTCCGAGACCCAAAAGGGAAGACGTGCAAAAGGGAAGACGTGCAAAAGGTAAAAGTGTGAGAAAGACCAcgtcaaacaacaagaacaacaacacaaaagGAAAGCCGCAAAAAGCACgtgagaaaacaaaaggaaaggcgcTCACCCTAAAGGAACTCGACGACCTCATTAAAAAGCTCAATGAAAAACGTGCAATGTGTTGGAATTTCGTTTCCGGAGAACTTAAAAATCAGTATGTTGTACAACATTAGGAAACACACCGTGAACTTATGAACGAAATTCTCGACGATAAATACAATGAACTCAGTTCGAGACCTCATTCTTCACGTGTATTCATTGGTATACAAAGCTTTAGTGTTAGAAATTTCCAAAGatgtgaaaaaagacaggaaGGCTAgctcatttcaaaatggcaggGAAAGTCACTGTAAGTAAATTCAGTTGAGTGTTTCAAAGTTATGGGAGGTTGGTTGAATGCAACTAACATAAAGTAGatcaaaaaatattaatttgtaCACTTTAATACACCTTTTCTTGTCTAGTATCCGAGTTACTTGTTCATTGCGAAGATGTTTTACGAATCGTTAGGAGACGGTGCGCCACCCGATTCAATGATAAAGTTGCGTAAACAAACCCATTTGTAATGGGCTGCAAAACCAATTTACTACAGGAAAAAAATAAGCttgttatttgccggctttaATAAGAACTGCCAGAGAGAATGGTAGTGTAACAAAAAGTGTTAGGTTAGATTATCCAAATGGTCTGGATAGCACAGGTGttactaatattttaaaagtacacCGGCATAAAAAATACACTGGTGCCCAAGTGTTATATTATCATCGACACGCAGATGgcattatttgttgttttcaaaaatcTTATGATGCAGATATGTTTTTTCAATACCTTAACAAATGCCATCCCAACATTAAGTTTAGAATGGAAACAGAAACAGatgggaaatttttttttttagatgtatTATCCAAGCAGAGATCAAGTAACAGTGAATGCCCTTGTATCACTTCTgctttttcaaagaaaagacTTACACTGGTCTGCTtacaaattatttcagttttacttcttttcaagGAATTTAATTGTTAATAAACATGATGTAACCACCTGCCATTATACCAGAAAGATTTCATCTTTTAACTAAGACTCCTTTTAGTGCCTTTAAAGCAAGTCTAGGACTTCGTCTTGGCTGGGGACTCCTTCTTGGTGCCTTTTGGACCAGAGATCCAATAGAAACAGACGTATCCACGTTGGCATTGCTATCACTGGGTGAGACAGTTTCAGTGGTTCGTTTAATCATCCCAGAAGACAGCGGATTTTCGCCAAAACCCAGGGTGGTTCCGCTCGAATTACTTGGGATCGGGTCATTATTTGCACTAATGCCAAATTCTAAACGCCTGTGTATTGCCTTTTGAAAAGACATGATGAATACAAATATTTATCAGCCTTCCATGTATGtcgccattttctcttttcactaaaAACCTGAGAGCGAGGCAAGACTG
The nucleotide sequence above comes from Acropora muricata isolate sample 2 unplaced genomic scaffold, ASM3666990v1 scaffold_703, whole genome shotgun sequence. Encoded proteins:
- the LOC136906223 gene encoding putative ATP-dependent DNA helicase Q1 — encoded protein: MNEIAVIVNHLILELGRAVFHPEFSTVQDNCILGIYHSNSWKSTKDRVLAQFKTNGVKRILIATTALCMGVNFPDVCYIVNWGPARSILDQHQEAGRAGRDGKKSHVIIIYHGQQVGHCEQEEKDFVRAKGCYRVAAHKILDATIEPLEPLHDCCSYCSTICKCGGAQCDGTDLPFESGMQEESRGENSNAKQREVTPEDRITLKEALCEVHSDMGVEGLSLDKSLSHGFSMQLIEDITSKCDTIFTLKI